One segment of Deinococcus sp. Leaf326 DNA contains the following:
- the scpA gene encoding methylmalonyl-CoA mutase translates to MSDLNAWKALARKDLKGAEPDTLNRVTPEGLTLRPLYTRADTEGLDTDTLPGLPPYTRGPRATMYAARPWTVRQYAGFSTAEASNAFYRRNLAAGQKGLSVAFDLATHRGYDSDHPRVEGDVGKAGVAIDSVEDMKILFDGIPLSEMSVSMTMNGAVLPILAGFIVAGEEQGAALEQLSGTIQNDILKEFMVRNTYIYPPEPSMRIIADIIEYTSAYMPRFNSVSISGYHLQEAGANAALELAYTLADGLEYVRAALRKGLDVDAFAPRLSFFFAIGMNFYTEVAKLRAARLLWAELMAQFSPKNPMSSALRTHCQTSGWSLTEQDPYNNVVRTTVEAMAAVFGGTQSLHTNAFDEATNLPTEFSARIARNTQLVLQEETGIPQVIDPWGGSFMMERLTHDLAAEARKLIAEVEGLGGMTKAVESGVPKLRIEESAARKQARIDRGEDVIVGVNKYRPAEATAVDILDIDNAAVRDSQLRRLDEVKATRDLGAVTRTLEALAECARSGEGNLLALSVEAMRARATVGELSVVLEGVWGRHRAEVQTVSGVYAQGYAGDEGFAALQADITAFAEAEGRRPRILVVKMGQDGHDRGAKVIATGFADLGFDVDLGPLFQTPAEAARQAVENDVHVVGVSSQAAGHKTLIPQLVAALREQGAGDILVIAGGVIPQQDYAPLRAAGVAGIFGPGTPILHSAREVLGLLTARQAQAAPEAREEV, encoded by the coding sequence ATGAGCGACCTGAACGCCTGGAAGGCGCTGGCCCGCAAGGACCTGAAGGGGGCCGAGCCGGATACGCTGAACCGCGTGACGCCCGAGGGCCTGACCCTGCGCCCTCTCTATACCCGCGCCGACACCGAGGGCCTAGACACCGACACCCTGCCGGGGCTGCCGCCCTACACGCGCGGCCCGCGCGCCACCATGTACGCGGCGCGGCCCTGGACGGTGCGGCAGTACGCGGGCTTCTCGACCGCCGAGGCGAGCAACGCCTTCTACCGCCGCAACCTCGCCGCCGGGCAAAAGGGCCTGTCGGTGGCATTCGACCTCGCCACGCACCGGGGCTACGACTCCGACCACCCGCGCGTCGAGGGGGACGTGGGCAAGGCCGGAGTCGCCATCGACTCGGTCGAGGACATGAAGATCCTCTTCGACGGCATTCCCCTGTCCGAGATGTCGGTGAGCATGACCATGAACGGCGCCGTGCTGCCCATCCTGGCGGGCTTCATCGTGGCGGGTGAGGAACAGGGCGCGGCCCTGGAGCAGCTCTCGGGCACCATCCAGAACGACATCCTCAAAGAGTTCATGGTGCGCAACACCTATATCTATCCGCCCGAACCGTCCATGCGGATCATCGCGGACATCATCGAGTACACCTCGGCCTATATGCCGCGCTTCAATTCCGTCTCCATCTCGGGCTACCACCTGCAGGAAGCGGGGGCCAACGCCGCCCTAGAACTCGCCTACACGCTGGCCGACGGGCTGGAATATGTGCGGGCCGCGCTGCGCAAGGGCCTGGACGTGGACGCCTTCGCGCCCCGCCTGAGCTTCTTTTTCGCCATCGGCATGAACTTCTACACGGAAGTCGCCAAGCTGCGCGCCGCCCGGCTGCTGTGGGCCGAACTGATGGCGCAGTTCTCGCCCAAAAACCCTATGAGCAGTGCCCTGCGCACCCACTGCCAGACCTCGGGGTGGTCGCTGACCGAGCAGGACCCCTACAACAACGTAGTCCGCACGACTGTCGAGGCGATGGCGGCCGTGTTCGGCGGCACGCAGAGCCTGCACACCAACGCCTTCGACGAAGCGACCAACCTGCCCACCGAGTTCTCGGCCCGCATCGCGCGCAACACCCAGCTCGTGTTGCAGGAGGAGACGGGCATTCCACAGGTCATCGACCCCTGGGGCGGCAGCTTCATGATGGAGCGCCTGACCCACGACCTCGCTGCCGAGGCCAGAAAACTGATCGCGGAGGTCGAGGGCCTGGGCGGCATGACGAAGGCCGTCGAGTCGGGCGTGCCTAAGCTGCGTATTGAGGAGTCGGCGGCCCGAAAGCAGGCCCGCATTGACCGGGGCGAGGACGTGATCGTCGGCGTAAACAAGTACCGGCCCGCCGAGGCGACCGCCGTGGACATCCTCGACATCGACAACGCCGCCGTGCGCGACTCGCAGCTCCGGAGGCTGGACGAGGTCAAGGCCACACGCGACCTCGGCGCCGTGACCCGCACCCTGGAGGCCCTGGCCGAGTGCGCCCGCAGCGGTGAGGGCAACCTGCTCGCCCTAAGTGTCGAGGCCATGCGTGCCCGCGCGACCGTGGGCGAGCTGAGCGTGGTGCTGGAGGGTGTGTGGGGCCGCCACCGTGCCGAGGTCCAGACCGTGAGCGGCGTGTATGCCCAGGGCTACGCGGGCGACGAGGGTTTCGCGGCGCTTCAGGCCGATATCACTGCCTTCGCCGAGGCCGAGGGCCGCCGGCCGCGCATCCTGGTGGTCAAGATGGGCCAGGACGGGCACGACCGGGGTGCGAAGGTGATCGCCACGGGGTTCGCGGACCTGGGCTTCGACGTGGACCTGGGGCCGCTGTTCCAGACCCCTGCCGAGGCCGCGCGGCAGGCGGTCGAGAATGACGTGCACGTGGTCGGCGTGAGCAGCCAGGCCGCCGGGCACAAGACCTTGATTCCGCAACTCGTGGCGGCGCTGCGCGAACAGGGCGCGGGCGACATCCTGGTCATCGCGGGGGGCGTCATTCCGCAGCAGGACTACGCGCCGCTGCGCGCGGCCGGGGTGGCCGGCATCTTCGGCCCCGGCACGCCCATCCTGCACTCGGCGCGCGAGGTGCTGGGGCTGCTCACGGCGCGGCAGGCTCAGGCCGCCCCGGAGGCGAGAGAAGAGGTCTAG
- a CDS encoding gluconokinase, with protein MTAPPALPPLHLVVMGVSGSGKTTVARALAAELDLTFAEADDFHPPANIVKMTAGIPLTDEDRWPWLRALRDWMAEQGTRGESTVVTCSALKRSYRDLLRGAGGRVQFLDLEGSRELLAARMRGRSGHFMPAALLDSQLGALEPPTPDEQAWTYDVACPSAEIVAEVAARVRRELGSGK; from the coding sequence ATGACGGCGCCCCCGGCCCTTCCCCCCCTGCACCTCGTCGTGATGGGCGTGTCCGGCTCGGGCAAGACCACGGTCGCCCGCGCCCTGGCCGCCGAGCTGGACCTGACCTTCGCGGAGGCCGACGACTTTCACCCGCCCGCCAACATCGTGAAGATGACGGCGGGTATCCCCCTGACCGACGAGGACCGCTGGCCCTGGTTGCGTGCCCTGCGCGACTGGATGGCCGAACAGGGCACGCGCGGCGAGAGCACGGTCGTCACCTGCTCGGCCCTGAAGCGCAGCTACCGCGACCTGCTGCGCGGCGCCGGGGGCCGCGTACAGTTCCTCGACCTGGAGGGCAGCCGCGAGCTGCTCGCCGCGCGTATGAGGGGGCGCAGCGGCCACTTCATGCCGGCGGCGCTCCTCGATTCGCAGCTCGGCGCGCTGGAGCCGCCCACCCCCGACGAGCAGGCCTGGACCTACGACGTGGCGTGCCCGTCGGCCGAGATCGTGGCCGAGGTGGCGGCGCGAGTGCGGCGGGAACTGGGCAGCGGGAAGTAG
- a CDS encoding YkgJ family cysteine cluster protein → MPTPPPSAPGAPDQPSRPAAYAAVTGPVTRGYERYAAQAAQWTRGYESRGGHVYCGAGCFACCDMPIRVSLAEAIITAQAITPEQARRVEDHARAVQANARTAPDEDAYVARHREAVSFCPLLDRATGSCSQYAARPTRCRDTFSAFSAHYCAVGTWEGMGRRERAEYRRKVARTPGTDGEVHFIAPLEHLSEPIWTAASRAMRAQWGLEVWGDFWTLTTLAADPAFMTRVAAGDRRGAAGRARQLGLGHPITLEME, encoded by the coding sequence ATGCCTACCCCTCCCCCATCCGCCCCCGGCGCTCCCGACCAGCCGTCCCGACCGGCCGCCTACGCGGCGGTGACGGGCCCGGTCACGCGCGGCTACGAGCGATACGCCGCCCAGGCCGCCCAGTGGACCCGCGGTTACGAGTCGCGCGGCGGCCACGTCTACTGCGGCGCGGGCTGCTTCGCGTGCTGCGACATGCCCATCCGGGTCAGTCTGGCCGAGGCGATCATTACCGCGCAGGCCATCACCCCCGAGCAGGCCCGCCGCGTTGAGGACCATGCCCGCGCCGTGCAGGCCAATGCTCGCACGGCCCCCGACGAGGACGCCTACGTGGCCCGCCACCGTGAGGCCGTGAGCTTCTGCCCGCTGCTCGACCGCGCGACGGGAAGCTGCTCTCAGTACGCCGCGCGGCCCACGCGCTGCCGCGACACCTTCAGCGCCTTTTCGGCGCACTACTGCGCCGTGGGCACCTGGGAGGGCATGGGCCGGCGCGAGCGCGCCGAGTACCGCCGCAAGGTTGCCCGCACGCCCGGCACCGACGGCGAAGTGCATTTCATCGCGCCGCTCGAGCACCTCAGCGAGCCGATCTGGACGGCGGCCAGCCGCGCCATGCGCGCGCAGTGGGGCCTGGAGGTCTGGGGCGACTTCTGGACCCTGACCACGCTGGCCGCCGACCCCGCCTTCATGACGCGTGTCGCGGCAGGCGACCGCCGGGGCGCGGCGGGGCGGGCACGGCAGCTCGGGCTGGGGCACCCCATCACGCTGGAAATGGAGTAA
- a CDS encoding HD-GYP domain-containing protein, with translation MFRRPRPAAPNTPPEVQTTAAPAAAPEADPARVLGELLARPNLTAVLEQSLAQAAALLGGEVRGFAVIRRGQDQVVGVLGYPRTLVGQTLGGPWSAMRPRILSGGSSELYAANSEEIRTVLDNAGMREVPVSLVVPLSERGRQLGALVLDRAPGSGGTVTPQQQEAVARWAQAVTPLLGLLESREEWQRTARQLASSVVEAVESQEFESLGHARAVAEISQELGRGLGLTERELEELWFAATLHDLGKLHGEEGHALVGANFLHGVPHLAEAQKAIRHHHERWDGQGEPDKLAGEDIPLYARILAVANAYVRTGDLERVRAQAGKGLDARLVTALEKVEKRAR, from the coding sequence GTGTTCCGACGCCCACGCCCCGCTGCCCCCAATACCCCGCCCGAGGTTCAGACGACCGCTGCCCCCGCCGCGGCGCCGGAGGCCGATCCCGCCCGCGTGCTGGGCGAACTGCTGGCGCGGCCCAACCTGACGGCGGTGCTGGAACAGTCGCTCGCGCAGGCGGCCGCGCTGCTGGGCGGCGAGGTGCGCGGTTTCGCGGTCATCCGCCGGGGTCAGGATCAGGTCGTGGGGGTGCTGGGCTACCCGCGCACGCTGGTCGGCCAAACGCTGGGCGGGCCGTGGTCGGCCATGCGCCCGCGCATCCTCTCGGGGGGCAGCAGCGAACTGTACGCGGCCAACAGCGAGGAGATTCGTACCGTGCTCGACAACGCCGGGATGCGCGAGGTGCCGGTGTCTCTGGTCGTGCCCCTGAGCGAGCGCGGGCGGCAGCTGGGTGCGCTCGTCCTGGACCGCGCGCCGGGCAGCGGGGGCACCGTGACCCCGCAGCAGCAGGAGGCGGTCGCGCGCTGGGCGCAGGCCGTCACGCCGCTGCTGGGTCTGCTCGAATCGCGTGAGGAGTGGCAGCGCACCGCCCGGCAGCTCGCCTCGTCGGTGGTCGAGGCGGTCGAGAGCCAGGAGTTCGAGTCGCTGGGCCACGCCCGCGCGGTCGCTGAGATCAGCCAGGAGCTCGGGCGGGGTCTGGGCCTGACCGAACGCGAACTCGAGGAACTGTGGTTCGCCGCCACCCTGCACGACCTGGGCAAGCTGCACGGCGAGGAAGGGCACGCCCTGGTGGGCGCGAACTTCCTGCACGGCGTGCCGCACCTAGCCGAGGCCCAGAAGGCCATCCGCCACCACCACGAGCGCTGGGACGGTCAGGGAGAACCCGACAAGCTCGCCGGCGAGGACATTCCTCTGTACGCTCGCATCCTGGCGGTCGCCAACGCCTATGTACGGACCGGCGACCTCGAGCGGGTGCGTGCCCAGGCGGGCAAGGGCCTGGACGCGCGCCTCGTGACTGCCCTGGAAAAAGTGGAGAAGCGCGCGCGGTGA
- a CDS encoding phosphotransferase: MSLRPPAAQGESPAHRFPELERRYGPLTPMDQGMQSRVYVTADGETVVKVYRTQRGEHRLEAENMRRADMGEWALDAVEADGIEALIMRRFRGHPLTPADVPRALPRLRTSLAALHQERRGEVNLDKVRVRLLRFRSALAAYPLEDLFDAVEVPLGSGLLEQPAAFCHLDLWHDNILMGDRRGSDQGAAEVLIIDWTKAAWDDPLRDLALLKTGTLDLLPPAESLEAALSFLPERDHAALRRYRAYLALTTLHDLYWFLMNEPYEFEEQSVLKLGRTRHALARLPE, translated from the coding sequence ATGAGTCTGCGGCCCCCCGCCGCGCAGGGCGAGTCTCCGGCCCACCGCTTTCCGGAACTGGAACGCCGCTACGGTCCCCTGACCCCGATGGATCAGGGTATGCAGAGCCGCGTGTATGTCACGGCCGACGGCGAGACGGTGGTCAAGGTGTACCGCACGCAGCGCGGCGAGCACCGCCTGGAAGCCGAGAACATGCGCCGCGCCGACATGGGCGAGTGGGCGCTCGATGCCGTGGAGGCCGACGGGATCGAGGCCCTCATCATGCGCCGCTTCCGGGGGCATCCGCTGACGCCCGCCGATGTGCCGCGCGCCCTGCCCCGGCTGCGCACCTCGCTCGCGGCGCTGCACCAGGAGCGCCGGGGGGAGGTCAACCTCGACAAGGTGCGGGTCCGGCTGCTGCGTTTCCGGTCGGCGCTGGCGGCCTATCCGCTCGAAGACCTCTTCGACGCCGTCGAGGTGCCCCTGGGGTCGGGGCTGCTAGAGCAGCCAGCGGCGTTCTGCCACCTTGACCTGTGGCACGACAACATCCTGATGGGCGACCGGCGCGGCTCCGACCAAGGCGCCGCCGAAGTCCTGATCATCGACTGGACCAAGGCCGCCTGGGACGACCCCCTGCGGGATCTCGCCCTGCTCAAGACCGGCACCCTGGACCTGTTGCCCCCGGCCGAGAGCCTGGAGGCGGCCCTGAGCTTCCTGCCGGAACGTGATCACGCCGCGTTGCGCCGCTACCGCGCCTATCTTGCGCTGACCACGCTGCATGACCTGTACTGGTTCCTGATGAACGAGCCCTACGAGTTCGAGGAACAGAGCGTCCTGAAGCTCGGGCGCACGCGGCACGCGCTGGCAAGGTTGCCCGAGTAG
- the upp gene encoding uracil phosphoribosyltransferase — MVTTVSHPLVQHKLSLMRDVRTGVKEFRELAGEVSLLLAYEAMRDLELTPERLSTPIEEGDFPMLSGKKLALVAILRAGLVMTDAIVSLVPAAKVGHIGLYRDPESLLPVAYYNKLPTDIAERRVFLTDPMLATGGSASAAISRLKEAGAQSIKLMTILSAPEGIALIERDHPDVDIVTAAVDPRLNDHGYIVPGLGDAGDRIYGTK; from the coding sequence ATGGTCACGACTGTCAGCCACCCCCTGGTCCAACACAAGCTGTCCCTCATGCGCGACGTGAGAACCGGTGTCAAGGAATTCCGTGAACTCGCCGGCGAGGTCAGCCTCCTGCTCGCCTACGAGGCGATGCGCGACCTCGAACTGACCCCCGAGCGCCTCAGCACGCCCATCGAGGAGGGCGACTTCCCGATGCTGAGCGGCAAGAAACTGGCGCTGGTCGCCATCCTGCGCGCAGGGCTGGTCATGACCGACGCCATCGTGTCGCTGGTGCCGGCCGCCAAGGTGGGGCATATCGGTCTGTACCGCGATCCCGAGAGCCTGCTGCCGGTGGCCTACTACAACAAGCTGCCCACCGACATCGCCGAGCGCCGCGTGTTTCTCACCGATCCCATGCTGGCGACGGGCGGCAGCGCCAGCGCGGCCATCTCGCGGCTCAAGGAAGCGGGCGCACAGTCCATCAAGCTCATGACCATCCTCTCGGCGCCCGAGGGCATCGCCCTCATCGAGCGGGATCACCCCGACGTGGACATCGTGACGGCCGCCGTGGACCCGCGCCTGAACGACCACGGCTACATCGTGCCGGGGCTGGGCGACGCGGGCGACCGCATCTACGGCACGAAGTAA